A DNA window from uncultured Methanoregula sp. contains the following coding sequences:
- a CDS encoding NAD(P)/FAD-dependent oxidoreductase, whose translation MTFDVVVVGAGPAGSAAAGECARLGLSVLCIEEHGTIGQPVQCAGLLSNAAFAECRVSERPVLNRVTGARIESPGGRSILIDARKTMACVVDRCALDYEMAQQAADQGAEFRLRTGVYGIQGDTLLTRGANGHEEIPFRILIAADGARSSIARFLRMERARLFLAGIQADIPCASDPRYVGLYPDAAPDFFGWAIPVTPAVTRIGLCTGSHVPERFLQFQRKFGENCLHLVTGTLPMGVMPRTYGHRTLFVGDAAGFPKPTSGGGIYTGVRSARHAAAVAAEACTKGAFDDGVLAGYERRWQADFGNELELGFRLLGMRQRMTREDLEAILAALDDPEIIRTIEEYGDMDRPGTVVKKLLFRPGMLRLLGPLLATGLRSFL comes from the coding sequence ATGACGTTCGATGTAGTGGTTGTCGGTGCAGGACCTGCGGGAAGTGCAGCGGCAGGGGAGTGCGCCCGGCTCGGGCTCTCGGTCCTCTGCATTGAAGAGCACGGTACGATCGGCCAGCCGGTCCAGTGCGCCGGCCTTCTTTCGAATGCCGCGTTTGCCGAGTGCCGGGTCTCGGAGAGGCCGGTCCTCAACCGGGTGACCGGGGCACGGATCGAATCGCCCGGGGGCAGAAGCATTCTTATCGATGCCAGGAAGACCATGGCCTGCGTGGTGGACCGGTGCGCCCTTGATTACGAGATGGCACAGCAGGCCGCTGACCAGGGTGCAGAGTTCCGGCTCAGGACCGGCGTTTACGGGATCCAGGGCGACACCCTCCTGACCCGGGGAGCAAACGGCCATGAGGAGATCCCGTTCCGGATCCTGATCGCAGCGGACGGCGCACGGAGCAGCATCGCGCGATTCCTCAGGATGGAACGGGCTCGGCTCTTCCTTGCCGGGATCCAGGCCGATATTCCCTGCGCATCGGATCCCCGGTACGTGGGACTCTACCCGGATGCAGCTCCGGACTTCTTTGGCTGGGCTATTCCGGTAACACCGGCGGTGACCCGCATCGGCCTCTGCACCGGCTCCCATGTGCCGGAGAGGTTTTTGCAGTTCCAAAGAAAATTCGGGGAGAACTGCCTGCACCTTGTCACCGGCACGCTCCCCATGGGCGTAATGCCCAGAACCTACGGTCACCGCACGCTCTTTGTCGGCGATGCAGCCGGGTTCCCGAAACCAACGTCGGGAGGAGGGATTTACACGGGCGTCAGGTCCGCCCGCCATGCTGCGGCAGTTGCAGCCGAGGCCTGCACAAAGGGCGCGTTCGATGACGGGGTCCTTGCCGGGTACGAGCGGCGCTGGCAGGCCGATTTCGGGAACGAACTCGAACTGGGCTTCCGGCTCCTGGGCATGCGCCAGCGCATGACCCGCGAGGATCTCGAGGCGATCCTTGCTGCGCTCGATGATCCAGAAATCATCCGGACCATCGAAGAGTACGGGGACATGGACCGGCCGGGAACCGTTGTGAAAAAGCTGCTCTTCAGGCCGGGAATGCTCCGGCTCCTCGGCCCCCTGCTTGCTACAGGACTCCGGTCGTTCCTGTAA
- a CDS encoding DUF432 domain-containing protein, translated as MFGYHAGDLSYAEKDLAITINRSGPVPRYERRCGESRIETILAIKPDAVIIISPVEPVNLPEEIAHHLEIVFPRIVMQPGEARTVSLKFPVEIGVFLQTGTDTSVIDIFSLNTAKYSLYGKPVTGLITRYYESDIFQEPPPTDLHREGVMTLAIRNRYAGAVEVSRAVFECHGMKLFYGSHVGMSATMEIISSAIAVTSFEALPPSDCPNRGIDLYSSRKLPIIPEQGFYMESGVT; from the coding sequence GTGTTCGGATATCATGCCGGGGATCTCTCCTATGCGGAAAAGGACCTGGCCATTACGATCAACCGGTCAGGTCCGGTGCCGCGGTACGAGCGCCGGTGCGGGGAGAGCCGGATCGAGACGATCCTTGCAATAAAGCCCGACGCGGTCATCATCATAAGCCCAGTCGAGCCGGTCAATCTGCCCGAGGAGATCGCGCATCATCTCGAGATCGTCTTTCCCCGTATCGTAATGCAGCCCGGGGAAGCCAGGACCGTGAGCCTCAAGTTCCCGGTGGAGATCGGGGTCTTCCTGCAGACCGGTACCGATACTTCGGTCATCGATATCTTCTCCCTCAATACTGCCAAGTATTCCCTGTACGGGAAGCCGGTGACCGGGCTCATCACGCGCTACTACGAGAGCGACATCTTCCAGGAGCCGCCACCGACCGACCTGCATCGCGAGGGGGTGATGACCCTTGCGATACGGAACCGCTATGCCGGGGCAGTCGAGGTATCAAGGGCAGTCTTCGAATGCCATGGCATGAAGCTGTTCTATGGATCGCACGTGGGCATGAGTGCGACAATGGAGATAATCTCCTCGGCCATTGCGGTCACATCGTTTGAAGCGCTGCCGCCTTCCGACTGCCCGAACCGGGGCATCGACCTGTACTCCAGCCGCAAACTGCCGATCATTCCCGAACAGGGATTCTACATGGAATCAGGTGTGACATGA
- a CDS encoding LEA type 2 family protein encodes MIWLSLVSAGTAHSGCGLFVRDPKIDVKDVVLTSLSLDSLSLGVKLSVVNPNLIGVTIKTLSFNVFYQDGDNWTYLTCGSENDIAVKKGESEITIPVTLNNMKLMSALVFTVAKGKITLRVKGTATLSLLGLSPKIPFVHVTTIPLKLPGS; translated from the coding sequence GTGATCTGGCTTTCCCTCGTATCTGCGGGAACAGCGCACTCCGGCTGCGGGCTTTTTGTCAGGGATCCGAAGATCGATGTGAAAGATGTCGTGCTCACATCGCTGTCCCTGGATTCACTCTCGCTTGGTGTCAAGCTCTCGGTGGTGAACCCGAACCTGATCGGGGTAACGATCAAGACCCTCAGTTTCAATGTCTTCTACCAGGATGGCGACAACTGGACGTACTTAACCTGCGGGAGCGAGAACGATATTGCGGTGAAGAAAGGCGAGAGTGAGATCACCATCCCGGTGACCCTCAACAACATGAAACTGATGAGCGCTCTCGTCTTCACTGTAGCAAAAGGAAAGATCACCCTCCGGGTTAAAGGCACTGCCACGCTGAGCCTGCTCGGCCTCTCCCCGAAAATTCCCTTCGTGCACGTCACAACAATTCCCCTGAAACTTCCCGGATCGTAA
- a CDS encoding mechanosensitive ion channel domain-containing protein: MILGDLLNFNSTISEVSQNAEAITSDFTWGDLVFVLLLLAAAYVIGLVVAHFMKLRLSHKLKKEQVELASTIVRVLIVFIALALALPGLFNLSMTIVFLIVLGCIIVIAMSSSAVVGNAAAGVGLLYEHTFGPGDFIEVNNVSGTVVAVHLLSVIIRTPTGVLVRIPNNMLYSTTLSNFHAHVARRYSYEFGIRYEDDSSRAISIIRGILESHTFVLRNPVPEVFVSDIDPCSIRIKCRFWVPSVWANTQDDLSLKTEFLPKIKSALEEAGLEIPFPLTTVQLTGLENRNPEKTR; the protein is encoded by the coding sequence ATGATACTTGGCGACCTCTTGAATTTCAATTCAACGATAAGCGAGGTTTCACAGAATGCCGAAGCGATAACTTCGGACTTCACCTGGGGCGATCTCGTCTTTGTCCTCCTCCTCCTCGCTGCCGCGTATGTAATCGGCCTAGTCGTTGCCCATTTCATGAAGCTGCGGCTCAGCCACAAACTGAAAAAAGAGCAGGTGGAACTCGCGTCAACGATCGTCCGGGTCCTCATTGTTTTCATAGCCCTTGCCCTTGCCCTGCCGGGCCTCTTCAACCTGAGCATGACTATCGTCTTTTTGATCGTTCTTGGATGTATCATTGTTATCGCTATGTCGAGTTCGGCGGTTGTCGGGAACGCTGCAGCCGGGGTCGGCCTTCTCTACGAGCACACCTTTGGTCCCGGGGATTTTATTGAAGTCAACAATGTCTCGGGAACGGTTGTTGCCGTCCATCTCCTCTCGGTGATCATCCGGACGCCGACCGGAGTTTTGGTCAGGATCCCCAACAACATGCTCTACAGTACCACGCTCTCCAACTTCCATGCCCATGTCGCCCGCCGGTACTCGTACGAGTTCGGGATCCGGTACGAGGATGATTCTTCCCGGGCCATCAGCATCATCAGGGGGATACTGGAGAGCCATACGTTTGTTCTCAGAAACCCGGTGCCTGAGGTATTTGTCAGCGATATCGATCCCTGCTCAATCCGGATCAAGTGCCGGTTCTGGGTCCCGTCGGTCTGGGCCAACACCCAGGACGATCTGTCCTTAAAGACCGAATTCCTCCCGAAGATCAAGTCCGCCCTTGAGGAGGCCGGTCTTGAGATCCCGTTCCCCTTAACAACCGTCCAGCTGACCGGCCTGGAGAACCGGAATCCGGAAAAAACCCGGTGA
- a CDS encoding DedA family protein — MDLLFSTFIDLVLHFDKYLPGIIETYGFWTYLILFVIIFCETGLVVMPYLPGDSLLFVAGALAGAGYLNPEILIGTLILAAVLGDTVNYWIGNKVGMKLFDIQCSFVKKDHLEKTHEYFEKYGGFTIVIARFIPFIRTFAPFLAGVGKMPYRWFLSYNIIGGILWILAFTLAGFFFGQMPIVKENFSYIIYAIIGISFIAVASIIIGIIRSMRACSADSPQKKE, encoded by the coding sequence ATGGATCTGCTGTTCTCGACTTTCATCGATCTCGTCCTCCACTTCGACAAGTACCTGCCGGGGATCATCGAGACGTACGGTTTCTGGACCTACCTCATCCTCTTTGTGATCATCTTCTGCGAGACCGGTCTCGTTGTCATGCCGTACCTGCCGGGAGACTCGCTCCTCTTTGTCGCAGGTGCACTGGCAGGCGCCGGGTATCTCAATCCTGAGATCCTGATAGGAACCCTGATCCTTGCAGCCGTCCTGGGCGATACGGTAAATTACTGGATAGGGAACAAAGTCGGGATGAAACTCTTTGACATACAGTGCAGTTTTGTAAAAAAGGACCATCTTGAAAAGACCCACGAATATTTTGAAAAATACGGGGGGTTCACCATTGTCATTGCCCGGTTCATCCCGTTCATCAGGACATTTGCCCCCTTCCTTGCAGGTGTAGGCAAGATGCCGTACCGCTGGTTCCTCTCTTACAACATCATCGGCGGCATCCTCTGGATCCTGGCTTTCACCCTCGCAGGTTTCTTCTTTGGCCAGATGCCGATAGTCAAGGAGAACTTCAGTTACATCATCTATGCCATCATCGGGATCTCGTTCATTGCTGTTGCCTCGATCATCATCGGCATAATCCGCTCGATGCGGGCCTGTTCCGCAGATTCTCCGCAAAAGAAAGAATAA
- a CDS encoding PAS domain S-box protein, translating into MITLLYVDDEPELLQLGKIFLERGGDFFVQTASSAAEGLALLNSHVFDAIISDYQMPVMDGIEFLKQVRTSFAQIPFILFTGRGREEVVIEAINNGADFYLQKGGDPKAQFAELRHKLLIALERRRAVEALRNSEQRLSDIINFLPDATFAINTEGVVIAWNKAFEVMSGIPASSMIGKGNYEYALAFFPTRRPILIDLILESSETLKDLGYTILEKEGGVLVAETDAPCPRGKPGVFQVKASLLYDKNGDIAGAIESVRDITESKKNEISLEERQAELKSIFAAAPGGIGVSVNKEFREINQYFCDILGYAPEELMGKNSRMIYPDDEEYDFVQRERDRQILERGLAKIETRWKRKDGTILDILLSSAPLIPGDISQGITFTAIDITDRKRVEDELRIENEKNRGLMDHANDAIFITDAETGMLLEANRKAQELVGKTLEEIRTLHFNELHPPEFRSESLDYLARLIREGSGSQMLPVLDRDGRQVPVIINATAIYHGERRCIMGIAHNISEIQMTQEALQFSNRKLNLLSEITRHDIRNKLTVIGGYLDLVRDRPDEPEYSMYLRKINDTVRTISENIEFTRVYQNLGATAPSWQNIHDAFFHACTHVDIKKICVQSDVGGIEIFADPLLERAFYNLVENSLKHGNRVSTIRVSARTGKESATVIIEDDGTGVPPFDKEKIFSKGFGKNTGLGLFLVKEILSITGITIKETGEYQKGARFELTVPHGAFRSPSGNKSDCCHILLKETP; encoded by the coding sequence ATGATAACGCTCCTCTATGTGGATGACGAGCCGGAGCTTCTGCAGCTCGGCAAGATCTTCCTTGAGAGGGGAGGGGATTTTTTCGTTCAGACCGCTTCTTCGGCTGCGGAAGGCCTTGCACTTCTCAACAGCCATGTATTCGACGCCATCATCTCCGATTACCAGATGCCGGTCATGGACGGTATCGAGTTCCTCAAGCAGGTCCGGACCAGTTTTGCTCAAATACCGTTCATCCTGTTCACCGGGAGGGGCCGGGAAGAGGTTGTTATTGAGGCCATCAACAATGGCGCAGATTTTTATCTCCAGAAAGGCGGGGATCCCAAAGCCCAGTTTGCCGAACTCCGGCACAAGCTCCTGATAGCCCTTGAACGAAGGCGGGCAGTCGAAGCCCTCAGGAATTCCGAACAGCGCCTTTCCGATATCATCAATTTTCTGCCGGATGCCACGTTTGCAATCAACACGGAAGGAGTTGTTATCGCATGGAACAAGGCATTCGAAGTGATGAGCGGAATTCCTGCCTCTTCCATGATCGGGAAAGGGAATTATGAATATGCGCTTGCATTTTTCCCGACCCGCCGCCCTATACTTATCGATCTCATCCTGGAATCGTCCGAAACCCTCAAAGACCTCGGCTATACGATCCTCGAGAAGGAGGGAGGCGTCCTGGTTGCCGAGACCGATGCACCCTGTCCCCGGGGAAAACCCGGTGTCTTCCAGGTAAAAGCCTCCCTGTTGTATGACAAGAACGGGGATATTGCAGGCGCAATCGAATCGGTGCGGGACATAACGGAGAGCAAGAAGAACGAGATCTCCCTGGAGGAGCGCCAGGCGGAACTCAAAAGCATCTTTGCCGCTGCGCCCGGCGGGATCGGCGTCTCTGTCAACAAGGAATTCCGCGAGATCAACCAGTACTTCTGCGACATTCTCGGGTACGCACCTGAAGAACTGATGGGAAAGAATTCCCGTATGATCTACCCGGACGACGAGGAATATGATTTTGTCCAGAGGGAGCGGGACCGGCAGATCCTGGAGCGGGGCCTTGCCAAGATCGAGACCCGGTGGAAACGGAAGGATGGCACTATCCTCGATATCCTGCTCAGCTCGGCTCCCCTGATACCGGGGGATATCTCGCAGGGTATCACGTTTACGGCCATCGACATTACGGACCGCAAACGGGTCGAGGACGAACTCCGGATCGAGAACGAGAAGAACCGGGGGCTCATGGATCATGCCAACGACGCCATCTTCATTACCGATGCAGAGACGGGGATGCTGCTCGAAGCGAACCGGAAAGCCCAGGAGCTTGTTGGCAAAACTCTCGAAGAGATCCGCACCCTGCATTTCAACGAGCTCCATCCTCCCGAATTCCGATCCGAATCGCTGGATTATCTCGCACGGCTGATACGGGAAGGATCCGGCTCCCAGATGCTGCCCGTTCTTGACCGGGACGGCCGGCAGGTGCCGGTCATCATCAACGCAACAGCGATTTATCATGGGGAACGCCGGTGCATCATGGGCATTGCCCATAATATCTCCGAGATCCAGATGACGCAGGAAGCCCTCCAGTTCTCGAACCGGAAACTCAACCTGCTCTCGGAGATAACACGGCACGATATCCGGAACAAGCTGACGGTCATCGGGGGTTATCTCGATCTTGTACGGGACCGGCCGGACGAGCCGGAATACTCCATGTATCTCCGGAAGATCAACGACACGGTCCGGACCATCAGCGAGAACATCGAGTTTACCCGGGTGTACCAGAACCTGGGCGCAACTGCCCCGTCCTGGCAGAACATCCACGATGCCTTCTTCCATGCCTGCACCCACGTGGACATCAAGAAGATCTGCGTCCAGTCCGATGTGGGCGGGATCGAGATCTTTGCCGATCCGCTGCTGGAACGGGCTTTTTACAATCTTGTGGAGAACTCCCTCAAGCACGGGAACCGGGTCAGCACGATCCGGGTATCCGCCCGGACCGGCAAAGAGTCGGCAACGGTCATCATCGAGGACGATGGAACGGGAGTCCCTCCATTTGACAAGGAGAAGATCTTCTCAAAAGGTTTTGGCAAGAATACCGGCCTTGGACTGTTCCTTGTCAAAGAGATCCTCTCCATCACGGGGATCACCATAAAAGAGACCGGCGAATACCAGAAAGGCGCCCGGTTCGAACTGACGGTTCCCCACGGAGCGTTCCGATCCCCCTCAGGCAATAAAAGCGACTGCTGCCATATCCTGCTCAAGGAAACCCCGTAA
- a CDS encoding amino acid permease has product MSDAAAPASPVVSKKVLGLFALAMINVAAVLSIRNFPSMAIYGWQCIGWYIIGAVLFLIPISLAGAELATGWPQGGGVYAWVKQAFGEKGGFTALFCEWSNNLVWFPTVLSFIASTLAFALTPALANSSWYMFTVMMIAFWGTTIIAFFGEEVSTKFGNVGVIIGSIIPSILIILLGLWWIGSGQTLVIPHFTLGAIVPDINASTLPFFATIILLFAGMEMAGFHALETKNPQKDFPKAMALSAVIIVVCTVLATLAIAVVIPADQLNLASGVMQAIQYFFTAAGIPWLVAPMAVLITLGGVVSLAAWLIGPAKGLGIVAEEGNMPPLFDNTNKYGAPVAVLIIQALIGSAISLLYVFLPSVNQAYWILSAMTVELLCIVYILVFASVIKLRYSQPDTPRPFRIPGGLPGVWLVGGLGLFGTVFAFFVGLMPPSYFTTGWITYVGAVLLGTFLLAVPPLVFLKLKKPGWLKSARQTEGKE; this is encoded by the coding sequence ATGAGCGATGCAGCAGCACCGGCGAGTCCGGTTGTCTCAAAAAAAGTCCTCGGGCTCTTTGCGCTTGCCATGATCAACGTGGCCGCAGTCCTGAGCATACGGAATTTCCCCTCCATGGCCATCTACGGGTGGCAGTGCATAGGGTGGTATATCATCGGGGCAGTCCTCTTCCTCATCCCGATCTCGCTTGCGGGTGCGGAGCTTGCCACCGGCTGGCCGCAGGGCGGCGGTGTTTATGCCTGGGTGAAGCAGGCATTCGGGGAGAAAGGCGGGTTCACCGCCCTCTTCTGCGAATGGTCGAACAACCTTGTCTGGTTCCCGACTGTCCTCTCGTTCATCGCGTCCACCCTTGCGTTTGCCCTGACACCGGCGCTTGCGAACAGCTCCTGGTACATGTTCACCGTGATGATGATCGCCTTCTGGGGCACGACCATCATCGCATTCTTCGGTGAGGAAGTCTCCACGAAGTTCGGGAACGTGGGAGTTATCATCGGGAGCATCATCCCGTCAATCCTGATCATCCTGCTCGGGCTGTGGTGGATCGGTTCGGGCCAGACGCTCGTCATCCCGCATTTCACCCTCGGGGCAATCGTTCCCGACATCAACGCTTCGACGCTCCCGTTCTTTGCAACGATCATCCTGCTCTTTGCCGGCATGGAGATGGCCGGGTTCCACGCTCTTGAGACCAAGAACCCGCAGAAGGATTTCCCGAAAGCAATGGCCCTCTCGGCCGTGATCATCGTTGTCTGCACGGTCCTTGCCACGCTCGCGATCGCAGTCGTGATCCCGGCTGACCAGCTCAACCTCGCATCGGGAGTCATGCAGGCCATCCAGTACTTCTTCACGGCCGCCGGGATCCCCTGGCTGGTTGCACCCATGGCAGTACTGATCACGCTCGGTGGAGTTGTCTCGCTTGCAGCCTGGCTGATTGGCCCGGCCAAGGGACTCGGCATCGTTGCCGAGGAAGGCAACATGCCGCCCCTGTTCGACAACACCAACAAGTACGGGGCACCGGTTGCGGTCCTCATCATCCAGGCCCTGATCGGATCGGCCATCTCGCTCCTCTACGTCTTCCTCCCGTCCGTCAACCAGGCCTACTGGATCCTCTCGGCAATGACGGTCGAACTTCTCTGTATCGTGTACATTCTCGTCTTTGCATCCGTGATCAAACTCCGGTATTCCCAGCCTGACACCCCGCGTCCATTCCGGATCCCGGGGGGTCTGCCGGGAGTGTGGCTTGTCGGCGGACTCGGCCTCTTCGGCACGGTCTTTGCCTTCTTCGTGGGCCTCATGCCGCCGTCATACTTCACCACGGGATGGATCACGTACGTCGGGGCAGTACTGCTCGGGACATTCCTCCTTGCCGTGCCGCCCCTGGTATTCCTCAAACTCAAAAAACCCGGCTGGCTGAAAAGTGCCAGGCAGACGGAGGGAAAAGAATGA
- a CDS encoding Orn/Lys/Arg decarboxylase N-terminal domain-containing protein: MNLEEKLVVGIIDDCMHTDTPHGRAIQRIAEGLEEFGIYVGDVASPSDARAAYSNLPAVDCILINWNLGGDTEKKHKETLGLIHQIRERNGDIPIFLMAEPTSEAPASLTVDMIREISEYIYVMEDTPEFIAGRIIAAARRYKERLLPPFFGELVKFSEDFEYSWHTPGHAGGTAFRKSAAGRLFHEFFGEQLFRSDLSISVGELGSLLDHSGPVGEAERYAAKVFGADMTYFVTNGTSTANKIVYFGRVTRDDIVLVDRNCHKSAEHALTMTHSIAIYMIPTRNRYGIIGPIPLEEMAAAAIKKKIAACPLVKPLKNKKPVHAVVTNSTYDGLCYHATQVEELLGKSVDSIHFDEAWYAYARFNPLYRDRFAMRDGAKDEKGPTVFATQSTHKLLAALSQASMIHIRNGRVPIDHGRFNEGFMMHSSTSPLYTIIASLDVSSKMMDGASGRHLTGESIEEAIRFRRTMARVGKELCAGKKKTDWWFPMWQPDTVVDPRTKKKIAFADAAIETLRDNPSCWVLHPGETWHGFSGLPDDYCMLDPIKVTVLMPGVNTDGSLADWGVPAAVVVKFLDTRGIINEKSGDYSILFLFSMGITKGKWGTLVTELFEFKRLYDESAPLDLVFPDLVRNFPDTYAGKTLRDLVDEMHAFKKENHMCERLQKAFSILPEPAMTYAETYSHLVRGDVEHLPLAKAKDRIIATGIVPYPPGIPLLAPGEKVGGKNEPVLQYLSVLEAFDRRFPGFEHDTHGIECEKGEYRMYCLKENL, from the coding sequence ATGAACCTTGAAGAAAAACTCGTGGTTGGAATAATTGATGACTGCATGCATACGGACACCCCGCACGGGCGGGCCATCCAGCGGATTGCAGAAGGTCTTGAAGAATTCGGGATCTATGTAGGCGATGTTGCCTCCCCGTCTGACGCCCGGGCTGCGTATTCGAATCTCCCGGCAGTCGACTGTATCCTCATCAACTGGAATCTCGGGGGAGATACCGAGAAGAAGCACAAGGAGACGCTCGGGCTTATCCACCAGATACGGGAGCGCAACGGGGATATCCCGATCTTCCTCATGGCAGAACCCACAAGCGAGGCCCCGGCGTCGCTGACCGTGGATATGATCCGGGAGATCAGCGAGTACATCTATGTCATGGAGGATACGCCCGAGTTCATTGCCGGGCGCATCATTGCCGCTGCCCGGCGTTACAAGGAGCGTCTCCTTCCGCCGTTTTTCGGGGAACTGGTAAAGTTCTCGGAAGATTTTGAATATTCCTGGCATACCCCGGGCCATGCCGGGGGAACCGCGTTCCGGAAATCCGCAGCCGGCCGGCTTTTCCACGAGTTCTTCGGCGAACAGCTCTTCCGGTCCGATCTCTCCATCTCAGTTGGCGAGCTTGGATCCCTCCTCGACCACTCGGGGCCGGTGGGCGAGGCCGAGCGGTACGCAGCCAAGGTGTTCGGCGCCGACATGACGTACTTTGTCACGAACGGGACGTCGACTGCAAACAAGATCGTGTACTTTGGCAGGGTGACCAGGGACGACATCGTTCTCGTTGACCGGAACTGCCACAAGTCGGCCGAGCATGCCCTGACGATGACCCATTCCATTGCGATCTACATGATACCGACACGGAACCGGTACGGGATCATCGGCCCGATTCCCCTGGAGGAGATGGCTGCAGCCGCAATTAAGAAAAAGATTGCAGCCTGTCCGCTCGTAAAGCCCCTGAAAAACAAAAAGCCGGTCCACGCGGTTGTCACCAACTCGACCTACGACGGGCTCTGTTACCATGCAACTCAGGTGGAGGAACTGCTCGGTAAGAGCGTGGACAGCATCCACTTTGATGAAGCCTGGTATGCCTATGCCCGGTTCAACCCGCTGTACCGGGACCGGTTTGCCATGCGGGACGGGGCAAAGGATGAGAAAGGCCCGACCGTCTTTGCAACCCAGTCCACCCACAAGCTCCTCGCCGCCCTCTCGCAGGCATCCATGATCCATATCCGGAACGGGCGGGTCCCCATCGATCACGGGAGGTTCAACGAGGGGTTCATGATGCACAGCTCCACCTCGCCGCTCTACACGATCATCGCGTCTCTCGATGTATCCTCAAAGATGATGGACGGCGCCTCCGGCCGGCACCTTACCGGTGAATCGATTGAAGAAGCGATCCGGTTCCGCCGCACCATGGCCCGGGTGGGAAAGGAGCTCTGTGCCGGGAAGAAGAAGACCGACTGGTGGTTCCCCATGTGGCAGCCGGACACGGTTGTCGATCCCAGGACAAAGAAGAAGATCGCCTTTGCCGATGCTGCAATCGAGACGCTCCGGGACAATCCCTCGTGCTGGGTGCTCCACCCGGGCGAGACCTGGCACGGGTTTTCAGGGCTTCCGGATGACTACTGCATGCTCGACCCCATCAAGGTCACGGTGCTGATGCCCGGCGTAAATACCGATGGTTCCCTTGCAGACTGGGGAGTCCCCGCAGCGGTTGTCGTGAAGTTCCTCGACACCCGCGGGATCATCAACGAAAAGTCCGGCGATTATTCCATCCTCTTCCTCTTCTCGATGGGGATAACAAAAGGCAAGTGGGGCACGCTCGTTACCGAACTCTTCGAGTTCAAACGGCTGTATGACGAGAGTGCGCCGCTCGATCTGGTATTCCCCGACCTGGTGAGGAACTTCCCGGATACGTACGCGGGCAAGACATTGCGGGATCTCGTGGACGAGATGCACGCGTTCAAAAAGGAGAACCATATGTGCGAACGGCTCCAGAAAGCCTTCTCGATCCTGCCCGAACCGGCCATGACCTATGCGGAGACGTACTCCCATCTGGTCCGGGGCGATGTCGAGCACCTGCCGCTTGCAAAAGCAAAAGACCGGATCATTGCAACGGGGATCGTTCCTTATCCCCCGGGAATCCCTCTGCTTGCCCCGGGCGAGAAAGTCGGCGGCAAAAACGAACCGGTGCTCCAGTACCTTTCCGTGCTGGAAGCGTTTGACCGGCGGTTCCCGGGTTTCGAGCACGACACTCACGGGATCGAATGTGAGAAAGGCGAGTACAGGATGTACTGCCTCAAGGAGAATCTATGA
- a CDS encoding DUF308 domain-containing protein yields MADVVPSVVPDITDAKLFPWWLLLVWGILTLLIGCMLLATPGMTTVLLITLMGAYWLVGGLFALCSLAVDRTNMGWKIFLAIINIIAGIVILCYPLYSTVFVLSFFVIFVGFWAIFIGAAHLFQGFSAKDAGNAVLGIISIIFGLLLLCMPLIVAALLPFIAGAFGIVMGIIAIAYSFTVKKAQAAA; encoded by the coding sequence ATGGCTGACGTAGTTCCTTCTGTTGTCCCGGATATAACTGACGCAAAACTCTTTCCCTGGTGGCTGCTCCTCGTCTGGGGTATCCTGACCCTCCTGATCGGATGCATGCTGCTTGCAACTCCCGGCATGACAACGGTGCTGTTGATCACGCTCATGGGAGCGTACTGGCTCGTGGGCGGGCTGTTTGCCCTCTGCAGTCTTGCAGTCGACCGTACGAATATGGGCTGGAAGATCTTCCTTGCGATCATCAACATAATCGCCGGTATCGTGATCCTCTGTTACCCGCTGTACAGCACCGTCTTCGTGCTCTCGTTCTTCGTCATCTTTGTCGGGTTCTGGGCCATCTTCATCGGGGCCGCCCACCTGTTCCAGGGCTTTTCTGCAAAGGATGCGGGAAACGCTGTGCTCGGGATAATCAGCATCATCTTCGGTCTTCTTCTCTTGTGCATGCCGCTCATTGTCGCCGCACTCCTGCCGTTCATTGCCGGTGCGTTTGGCATTGTCATGGGTATCATCGCGATTGCTTACTCCTTCACGGTGAAAAAGGCCCAGGCCGCTGCATAA